In a genomic window of Phragmites australis chromosome 14, lpPhrAust1.1, whole genome shotgun sequence:
- the LOC133891434 gene encoding peroxidase 7-like: MRSPAAVNLCLALPAFLLVASAAANGNGYGGGHETNLMPAYQRPVDGLDSGYYSKSCWEMEAIVQRAVRKAVGADRTLAASLIRLFFHDFAVRGTDASVLVDSPGSEKHADASKTLRGFELIEAIKTELEAKCKNTVSCADILTAAARDAATTVGVPYWSLRYGRKDGKESREEEADRHVPMGRESVTDLIAFFESNGLNIVDLVALSGAHTIGRATCGAVKPGLCDRRRDGSLDRQYGDFLQRKCSAGGDAEYVELDGETPTAFDNQHYKNLMRGKGLLPTDQKLLRDSRTADFVRSFANQGSQIFVHQFAQSMRHLGEAQVLTGDEGEVRRKCSAVN, from the exons ATGAGGTCGCCGGCGGCTGTCAACTTATGCCTCGCGCTCCCGGCGTTCCTCCTGGTCGCCTCAGCAGCTGCGAACGGCAATGGCTACGGCGGCGGCCATGAAACCAACCTGATGCCGGCCTACCAGCGGCCCGTGGACGGCCTCGACTCCGGGTACTACAGTAAGTCGTGCTGGGAAATGGAGGCAATCGTCCAGAGGGCCGTCCGGAAGGCCGTCGGCGCCGACCGCACCCTCGCCGCCAGCCTCATCCGCCTCTTCTTCCACGACTTCGCAGTCAGG GGCACCGACGCGTCCGTGCTGGTGGACTCGCCGGGGAGCGAGAAGCATGCGGACGCGAGCAAGACGTTGAGGGGGTTCGAGCTGATCGAGGCAATCAAGACGGAGCTGGAGGCCAAGTGCAAGAACACCGTCTCGTGCGCCGACatcctcaccgccgccgcccgcgacGCCGCCACCACGGTCGGGGTCCCCTACTGGTCGCTCAGGTACGGGCGCAAGGACGGGAAGGAGTCccgcgaggaggaggccgaccgGCACGTGCCTATGGGCCGCGAGAGCGTCACCGACCTCATCGCCTTCTTCGAGTCGAACGGGCTCAACATCGTTGACCTCGTCGCCCTCTCCG GGGCTCACACGATCGGCCGCGCCACGTGCGGCGCGGTGAAGCCGGGCCTGTGCGACCGCAGGCGGGACGGCTCGCTGGACCGCCAGTACGGCGACTTCCTGCAGCGCAAGTGCAGCGCTGGCGGCGACGCGGAGTACGTCGAGCTCGACGGCGAGACGCCGACGGCGTTCGACAACCAGCACTACAAGAACCTGATGCGCGGTAAGGGGCTGCTCCCGACGGACCAGAAGTTGCTCCGGGACTCCCGGACGGCGGACTTCGTCAGGTCGTTCGCCAACCAGGGGTCCCAGATCTTCGTCCACCAGTTCGCGCAGTCCATGCGTCACCTCGGCGAAGCGCAGGTGCTAACCGGCGACGAGGGCGAGGTCCGCCGCAAGTGCTCCGCCGTAAACTAA